A genomic segment from Sulfitobacter mediterraneus encodes:
- a CDS encoding FecR domain-containing protein has translation MFCTVRHILRGLVLASAFASGLAVQPALSQTRSATLEFENITFTSADTIRDFVGRHLGDPDLWPYVLELNQIATPTDLRPNDTLKMPVKQVRAADEALQQALNTIQTATAEGAQVFAPVQIGNAVASRETALERRETYQWGEVIDLSDIATLLAQEALEIAIAQRDRSAEAVVSDVQGDVQGRAPAEPRWSGRNLNDILIEFERVRTLSGSTTQITFRDLSRLRLNANSNATIQRMRSDPLTGDEVTKVSLVDGDFYAVLNQLSDKTAFEIDVPGVETKTNSSDFWVKNDTSGAKFVNYDQASLEVRQGDTAVVIGENEGVVLNRDGAQTADVLDSPVLSRPDDNEILYSSAVDLAWAGFDGAAGYWIEVARDAGFNEMQVSEWGIAETAFTTPELPPARYFWRVAALDQLGLPGQWSKPAGFIVRRDNTPPFLTLLAPGDGTLSEEPTIIVFGASEPDATVLLNGAPLELNQDGSFEIEVPLNVGENLLRLDATDLAGNQSNLGQTVIYRPAVAVEIAFDPAMPRADDAFATRSGELVVRAATTAQPDAPVVVIDASGAVVVQAVTGPQGALSFSVPATSQIQGYQIEIFAPNGKSEGRADFFVLRDEMPPEVKLDLPLPKATDNPDLEITGTAGDAVNLTLDGQPVEIADGAFAIATELQPGINDFDLLATDAVGNVTAVRLQTVYDIEPPVITRAEVIRAEGNAGPITIEVAATDPSGLRKSATYLIEIGGAERDGFLRCDSGAGICRASLPPETGQIQLIEVAVEDYAGNTAFK, from the coding sequence TTGTTTTGTACTGTCCGACATATTCTGCGCGGTCTTGTTTTAGCCAGCGCTTTTGCATCAGGACTGGCGGTTCAGCCGGCCCTAAGCCAAACGCGCAGCGCAACGCTTGAGTTCGAGAACATTACATTCACCTCTGCCGACACCATCCGCGATTTTGTTGGGCGGCATCTGGGGGATCCTGATCTATGGCCCTACGTCCTTGAACTGAACCAGATCGCAACACCCACCGATTTACGGCCCAACGACACGCTCAAGATGCCGGTCAAACAGGTTCGCGCGGCGGACGAGGCGCTCCAACAGGCGCTCAACACCATCCAGACCGCAACAGCGGAAGGCGCACAGGTCTTTGCGCCGGTTCAGATCGGCAATGCCGTCGCCAGCCGCGAAACCGCGCTGGAGCGGCGTGAAACCTATCAGTGGGGCGAGGTCATTGATCTGTCCGACATCGCCACTCTGCTGGCGCAGGAGGCGCTTGAGATCGCGATTGCCCAACGCGACCGCTCTGCCGAGGCGGTCGTGTCCGATGTGCAAGGTGATGTGCAGGGCCGCGCCCCGGCCGAGCCGCGCTGGTCTGGTCGAAACCTCAACGACATTCTGATCGAATTTGAACGCGTGCGCACCCTTTCGGGCAGCACAACCCAGATCACCTTTCGCGATCTGTCGCGCCTGCGGTTGAACGCCAATTCCAATGCCACGATCCAGCGCATGCGCTCTGACCCGTTGACCGGGGATGAGGTGACCAAGGTCTCGCTGGTGGACGGCGACTTTTATGCGGTTCTGAACCAGCTGTCGGACAAGACCGCTTTTGAAATCGATGTGCCGGGTGTCGAGACCAAGACGAACTCATCGGATTTCTGGGTCAAGAACGACACCAGCGGCGCAAAGTTTGTGAATTATGATCAAGCCAGCCTTGAGGTCAGGCAGGGCGATACTGCCGTGGTGATCGGTGAAAATGAAGGTGTTGTGCTCAACCGCGACGGCGCCCAGACCGCCGATGTTCTGGATAGCCCCGTACTCAGCCGACCGGACGATAATGAAATCTTGTATTCCAGCGCTGTTGATCTGGCTTGGGCCGGATTTGACGGCGCTGCGGGGTATTGGATCGAAGTGGCCCGCGACGCTGGATTTAATGAAATGCAGGTCAGTGAATGGGGCATCGCCGAAACCGCTTTTACCACGCCGGAATTGCCCCCGGCTCGCTATTTCTGGCGGGTTGCCGCGCTTGATCAATTGGGGCTCCCCGGACAATGGAGCAAACCCGCTGGCTTTATCGTGCGCCGGGACAACACGCCGCCGTTTCTGACATTGCTGGCCCCCGGTGACGGCACCCTGTCTGAAGAGCCGACGATCATCGTTTTCGGCGCGTCCGAGCCGGATGCCACTGTCCTGCTAAACGGTGCGCCACTGGAGCTGAACCAGGACGGCAGCTTTGAAATCGAAGTGCCTTTGAATGTGGGCGAAAACCTGCTGCGCCTTGATGCGACCGATCTGGCAGGAAACCAAAGCAACCTTGGACAAACCGTCATTTACCGCCCCGCGGTTGCGGTTGAGATCGCATTTGATCCTGCCATGCCCCGCGCTGACGATGCTTTTGCTACGCGATCTGGGGAACTGGTTGTTCGCGCGGCGACCACCGCGCAACCCGATGCACCGGTCGTTGTCATTGATGCCTCGGGCGCCGTGGTGGTGCAGGCCGTAACAGGCCCACAAGGCGCCCTTTCGTTTAGTGTCCCGGCAACATCTCAAATTCAGGGCTATCAGATTGAAATTTTCGCGCCCAATGGCAAATCCGAAGGTCGCGCCGATTTCTTTGTCTTACGCGATGAAATGCCCCCGGAGGTGAAGCTTGATCTGCCGCTACCCAAGGCCACTGACAATCCTGATCTAGAGATCACCGGCACGGCAGGGGATGCGGTCAACCTTACACTGGATGGCCAGCCCGTGGAGATTGCTGACGGAGCCTTTGCCATCGCAACCGAGCTGCAACCCGGCATCAACGATTTTGATCTGCTGGCGACCGATGCTGTTGGCAACGTCACGGCTGTACGCTTGCAAACCGTTTATGACATTGAGCCACCCGTGATCACCCGCGCCGAAGTGATCCGAGCCGAAGGCAATGCTGGGCCAATCACCATCGAAGTGGCCGCAACCGACCCAAGCGGGCTGCGCAAGTCCGCCACCTATCTGATTGAGATTGGCGGTGCGGAACGGGACGGATTTTTGCGCTGCGACAGTGGCGCGGGCATCTGCCGCGCCAGCCTGCCGCCCGAAACCGGCCAGATCCAACTGATCGAAGTGGCCGTCGAAGACTACGCCGGAAACACGGCATTCAAATGA
- a CDS encoding ABC transporter substrate-binding protein: MRKYLLSATAALAVIAGSGTAFADTAAAQKWIDQEFQPSTLSKDEQMSEMEWFISAAEPFKGMEINVLSEGIPTHGYESEVLTKAFEDITGIKVNHQILGEGEVVQAVQTQMQTQRNLYDGYVNDSDLIGTHSRLQLAYNLTEQMNGEWAATTSPTLDLDDFMGIQFTTGPDGNLYQLPDQQFANLYWFRKDWFDDEANKAAFKAKYGYELGVPVNWSAYEDIADFFSNDVKEIDGVAIYGHMDYGKRAPDLGWRMTDAWLSMAGTGSKGEPNGVPIDEWGIRMEAGSCNPAGASVTRGGAANGPAAVYAIRKWDEWLRAYAPPGAASYDFYQSLPALAQGNVAQQIFWYTAFTADMVKPKSEGNNTVDDAGNPLWRMAPSPHGPYWEEGQKVGYQDVGSWTFLKSTPSDRAQAAWLYAQFVTSKTVDVKKSHVGLTFMRDSTVNHESFTERAPKLGGLVEFYRSPDRVAWSPTGINVPDYPKLAQIWWQQIGDVNSGAFTPQQAMDRLAEEMDITMARMQQADEAAGVYGGCGPRLNEEKDPSEWLGKGGAKAKLDNEKPQGETVNYDDLVARWNQ; encoded by the coding sequence ATGCGCAAGTATCTGCTCTCCGCGACTGCGGCATTGGCCGTCATCGCGGGGTCTGGGACTGCTTTTGCCGATACGGCAGCGGCTCAGAAATGGATTGATCAAGAGTTCCAGCCGTCCACGCTTAGCAAAGACGAACAAATGTCCGAGATGGAGTGGTTCATCAGCGCGGCGGAACCGTTTAAGGGTATGGAGATCAACGTGCTGTCGGAAGGTATCCCGACGCATGGTTATGAATCCGAAGTACTGACCAAGGCCTTTGAGGACATCACTGGGATCAAGGTAAACCACCAGATCCTTGGTGAGGGCGAAGTGGTGCAGGCTGTGCAGACGCAGATGCAGACCCAGCGGAACCTCTATGACGGCTATGTCAACGATTCCGACCTGATTGGCACCCACTCGCGGTTGCAGCTGGCCTATAACCTGACCGAACAGATGAATGGCGAATGGGCGGCGACGACATCGCCAACGCTTGATCTGGATGACTTTATGGGCATTCAGTTCACCACAGGTCCGGACGGTAACTTGTACCAGTTGCCCGACCAGCAATTTGCGAACCTCTATTGGTTCCGCAAGGACTGGTTCGATGACGAAGCCAACAAAGCTGCGTTCAAGGCCAAGTATGGTTATGAATTGGGTGTTCCGGTCAACTGGTCAGCCTATGAGGATATTGCTGATTTCTTTTCGAACGACGTGAAAGAAATTGATGGTGTCGCGATCTATGGTCACATGGATTATGGCAAACGCGCGCCCGATCTGGGCTGGCGGATGACTGATGCCTGGCTGTCGATGGCAGGCACCGGCTCCAAGGGTGAACCAAACGGCGTGCCAATCGACGAATGGGGCATCCGGATGGAGGCCGGTTCGTGTAACCCTGCGGGTGCCTCTGTTACTCGGGGCGGCGCGGCCAACGGTCCGGCGGCGGTCTATGCGATCCGCAAATGGGACGAATGGCTGCGGGCTTATGCGCCTCCGGGTGCGGCGTCTTATGACTTCTACCAATCCTTGCCAGCGCTGGCGCAAGGCAATGTGGCCCAGCAGATCTTCTGGTACACGGCCTTTACCGCCGACATGGTGAAGCCAAAGTCGGAAGGCAACAACACCGTTGACGATGCGGGCAATCCACTGTGGCGCATGGCGCCATCGCCGCACGGCCCATATTGGGAAGAAGGTCAGAAGGTTGGCTATCAGGATGTCGGGTCTTGGACCTTCCTTAAGTCCACACCATCTGATCGGGCGCAGGCGGCCTGGCTTTATGCCCAGTTCGTGACGTCCAAAACCGTGGATGTGAAAAAATCCCACGTTGGTCTGACGTTCATGCGCGATTCCACGGTGAACCATGAATCCTTTACCGAACGCGCACCGAAACTGGGCGGTCTGGTCGAATTTTACCGTTCGCCCGATCGTGTGGCATGGTCGCCAACCGGTATCAACGTGCCTGATTATCCAAAGTTGGCCCAGATCTGGTGGCAGCAGATTGGTGATGTGAACTCCGGCGCGTTTACACCGCAACAGGCGATGGATCGTCTGGCCGAAGAGATGGATATCACCATGGCCCGGATGCAGCAGGCAGATGAGGCGGCTGGTGTTTACGGCGGTTGTGGCCCGCGCCTGAACGAGGAAAAAGATCCCTCTGAATGGCTGGGCAAAGGCGGGGCGAAAGCTAAGCTGGACAATGAAAAGCCGCAGGGCGAGACCGTCAACTACGACGATCTGGTAGCCCGCTGGAACCAATAA
- a CDS encoding LysR family transcriptional regulator — translation MSEYQRRYLPSHAVLRSFESAARHQSFTLAAGELHLTQSAISRQVKELENTVGTALFRRVGRGVVLTAAGQNLADGLAVDLENMHRTIMRAVSAGKMGAAIRVATLPAFASRFMIPRLPAFFERYPNIEVSLSTRLEPFDMSEGRFDLAVHFGKADWPGADLRYLCSETLIPVASPAFIDKHGVKGSQDLGAVPLLHLATRPFAWQEYLEDLEIDRPMAMSGKYFDQFLMIIAAATASLGVGLIPDYLIEQELQSGQLVPLHAGGMTTSNSYYLVTPQNQNNAHVTRLCDWLAECVSDREEQGRAKQ, via the coding sequence ATGTCAGAATACCAAAGGCGTTATCTGCCGTCCCATGCTGTTTTGCGCAGTTTCGAATCCGCCGCCCGGCACCAAAGCTTTACGCTGGCAGCCGGAGAGCTGCATCTGACGCAAAGCGCGATCAGCCGTCAGGTGAAGGAATTGGAGAACACGGTTGGCACTGCCCTGTTCCGCCGTGTCGGGCGGGGGGTGGTTCTGACCGCCGCCGGGCAAAATCTGGCGGATGGGCTGGCCGTTGATCTGGAGAATATGCATCGCACCATCATGCGGGCGGTGTCTGCGGGCAAGATGGGGGCCGCCATTCGTGTTGCCACGCTGCCCGCCTTTGCCAGCCGGTTTATGATTCCGCGCCTGCCTGCATTTTTTGAGCGTTATCCGAATATCGAGGTAAGCCTCTCCACCCGGTTGGAGCCTTTTGACATGTCCGAGGGGCGCTTTGACCTGGCTGTGCATTTCGGCAAGGCCGACTGGCCCGGCGCCGATCTACGCTACCTGTGCAGCGAGACATTGATTCCGGTCGCTTCGCCTGCGTTTATCGACAAGCACGGGGTGAAGGGTTCGCAAGACCTAGGCGCGGTGCCGCTGTTGCACCTCGCGACCCGTCCGTTTGCCTGGCAGGAGTATCTGGAGGATTTGGAGATTGATCGGCCGATGGCGATGTCGGGGAAGTATTTTGATCAATTTCTGATGATCATCGCGGCGGCGACGGCGTCTTTGGGGGTGGGGTTGATCCCGGACTATTTAATTGAACAGGAGCTGCAAAGCGGCCAGTTGGTGCCATTGCATGCGGGCGGGATGACCACCAGCAACAGCTATTATTTGGTGACGCCACAAAACCAGAACAATGCCCATGTGACCAGGTTGTGTGATTGGTTGGCGGAATGTGTTTCTGACCGGGAAGAGCAGGGTAGGGCGAAGCAGTGA
- a CDS encoding ABC transporter ATP-binding protein yields the protein MTIQLRAATKVVRGITHIKPTTLSLEAGHFNVLLGQTGSGKTSLIKLMAGLDPLGAGEIHMDGEDVSKLSTQKRNISLVHQFFVNYPHMTVFENIASPLRVAGMAKSEIAGRVEEAADILQLRPMLNRRPQELSGGQQQRCALARAIAKESRAVFLDEPLANLDYKLREELREQLPELFAGRGAVVVYATSEPEEALLLGGKTALLDDGVVTQFGTTAEIYRRPENLTAARVFSDPPINSAEIVKTGTTAKMQNGISWTMGGSAAELADGPYVVAVRPHHVTPVASGSTVAMDGTVLVTELSGSESSAHFEVGQEAWVSLAHGVHPYNVGESHRFYMDPTQAFYFAPDGRLVA from the coding sequence ATGACAATCCAACTGCGCGCCGCGACCAAGGTCGTCAGGGGCATCACCCACATCAAACCCACCACGCTGTCACTGGAGGCGGGGCATTTCAACGTTCTGCTGGGGCAGACCGGATCGGGCAAGACATCCTTGATCAAATTGATGGCGGGACTTGATCCGTTGGGTGCAGGCGAGATTCATATGGACGGAGAAGATGTGTCAAAGCTGTCCACTCAAAAGCGTAACATCAGCCTCGTACATCAATTCTTTGTAAACTATCCGCATATGACGGTTTTTGAGAACATTGCCTCCCCCTTGCGGGTTGCAGGCATGGCCAAATCCGAGATCGCCGGGCGCGTAGAAGAAGCCGCAGATATCTTGCAACTGCGTCCGATGCTCAACCGGCGTCCGCAAGAGCTGTCGGGCGGGCAACAGCAACGCTGCGCCTTGGCCCGCGCCATTGCCAAGGAGAGCCGCGCGGTGTTTCTGGATGAGCCTTTGGCCAACCTTGATTACAAACTGCGCGAGGAACTGCGCGAACAGCTGCCTGAACTCTTTGCAGGCCGCGGCGCGGTTGTGGTCTACGCCACGTCCGAGCCGGAAGAGGCGCTGTTGCTTGGTGGCAAGACCGCGCTTTTGGACGATGGTGTTGTCACCCAATTCGGCACCACGGCAGAGATCTATCGTAGGCCGGAAAACCTGACAGCAGCGCGTGTGTTTTCCGACCCGCCGATCAACTCGGCCGAAATCGTAAAAACGGGCACCACTGCCAAGATGCAAAACGGGATCAGCTGGACCATGGGGGGATCGGCGGCAGAATTGGCTGATGGGCCATATGTCGTCGCCGTGCGCCCGCATCACGTTACGCCAGTTGCCTCGGGCAGCACCGTGGCGATGGACGGCACGGTTTTGGTCACGGAATTGTCCGGCTCAGAATCCAGCGCCCATTTTGAGGTAGGTCAGGAAGCATGGGTGTCTTTGGCTCATGGGGTGCATCCCTACAACGTGGGCGAAAGCCACAGGTTTTACATGGACCCGACACAGGCATTCTATTTTGCTCCGGACGGGAGGCTCGTTGCCTGA
- a CDS encoding saccharopine dehydrogenase family protein has translation MKKIAVLGLGKVGTLAAELLHNSGFDVTGIDMSQPATSLPFAVKAMDLSQTGDVSAEFAQQDAVLSCLPFHLNARLAQIAHDAGIHYFDLTEDVPTTKSIIELSKTSKGLMAPQCGLAPGFIGIVGADLIASLDECRSCKMRVGALPQNPTGLMGYAFNWSPEGVVNEYLNDCEVIEDGEIKWVSAMEWLEDIYIDGVKLEAFTTSGGLGTMCDTYLGKVANIDYKTMRYPGHAAQMNFFFHELLMRERRKEAGEILVNAKPPVDDDVVYVHVAAEGKKDGRMARKEFVRGYRPIDVAGKSRTAIAWTTAGSVVAIIEMVRDGKLPASGFLKQEDIPLSDFLATPTGGLYAQ, from the coding sequence ATGAAAAAAATTGCAGTTCTTGGGCTTGGAAAAGTTGGCACATTGGCAGCGGAACTGCTGCACAATTCAGGGTTTGACGTGACCGGCATAGATATGTCGCAACCCGCCACATCGCTGCCTTTTGCCGTCAAGGCGATGGATCTGAGCCAGACCGGCGACGTTTCTGCCGAGTTTGCACAGCAAGACGCCGTCCTGTCCTGCCTCCCGTTTCACCTGAACGCCCGGCTGGCGCAGATCGCCCATGATGCTGGCATCCACTACTTTGACCTGACCGAAGACGTGCCAACCACCAAATCCATCATTGAGCTGAGCAAAACCTCCAAAGGGTTGATGGCGCCGCAATGTGGTCTGGCACCGGGTTTCATCGGAATTGTCGGCGCAGATCTGATCGCATCGCTTGATGAATGCCGCAGCTGTAAAATGCGGGTTGGTGCCCTTCCGCAAAACCCCACCGGCTTGATGGGTTATGCCTTCAATTGGTCGCCCGAAGGTGTGGTCAACGAATATCTGAACGACTGCGAAGTGATCGAAGACGGTGAGATCAAATGGGTCTCGGCGATGGAATGGCTTGAAGATATCTACATCGACGGGGTCAAACTTGAAGCTTTCACGACCTCAGGCGGTTTGGGCACAATGTGCGACACCTATTTGGGCAAGGTTGCCAACATCGACTACAAAACCATGCGCTATCCCGGTCACGCCGCGCAGATGAACTTTTTCTTCCACGAGCTGTTGATGCGCGAGCGCCGCAAAGAGGCAGGAGAGATCCTTGTGAACGCCAAGCCGCCCGTGGATGACGACGTGGTCTATGTGCACGTCGCGGCAGAGGGCAAGAAAGACGGGCGAATGGCCCGCAAGGAGTTTGTGCGCGGCTACCGTCCGATTGATGTTGCAGGCAAATCCCGCACGGCCATCGCGTGGACCACCGCAGGATCGGTCGTCGCAATCATCGAAATGGTGCGCGACGGCAAGTTGCCAGCCAGCGGGTTCCTCAAGCAAGAAGACATTCCGCTGTCCGATTTCCTCGCGACGCCCACAGGCGGCCTTTACGCCCAATAG
- a CDS encoding ABC transporter ATP-binding protein produces MAKITLSNLRHSYLLNPNGPEDFALKEIDLDWQNGGAYALLGPSGCGKSTLLNIISGLLVPSEGRILFDGKDVTDLPPDQRNIAQVFQFPVIYDTMTVRENLAFPLRNRGVAQAKITERVAEIAAMLEVEEMLDTRASHLSPDNKQKISMGRGLVRDDVNVVMFDEPLTVIDPHLKWKLRSKLKELHQRVRATMIYVTHDQTEALTFADQVVVMQDGEIVQIGTPVELFERPQHTFVGHFIGSPGMNVLPADEGQGGVTVEGHPITLEGEVTGRGGVAQVGIRPEFVSLAKTGLPGRVRKVSDIGRHSVLEAMVGDTSIKAVIDGPVPAQGEAVHLAFRADQTRLYRDGWIATEVGA; encoded by the coding sequence ATGGCGAAAATCACTCTTTCCAACCTGCGTCATTCCTACCTGCTAAATCCAAATGGGCCTGAGGACTTTGCGCTTAAAGAGATCGACCTCGATTGGCAGAACGGTGGTGCCTATGCGCTGTTGGGGCCTTCGGGGTGTGGCAAGTCCACATTGTTGAATATCATCTCCGGTTTGCTGGTCCCATCCGAAGGGCGGATCTTGTTTGATGGCAAGGATGTCACCGACCTGCCACCCGATCAGCGTAACATTGCGCAGGTGTTTCAGTTTCCGGTGATCTACGACACGATGACCGTGCGCGAAAATCTGGCGTTTCCACTGCGCAATCGCGGGGTGGCACAAGCCAAGATAACCGAGCGGGTGGCGGAGATTGCCGCGATGCTTGAAGTCGAAGAGATGCTTGATACCCGCGCCTCGCATCTGTCACCGGACAACAAACAAAAGATCTCCATGGGGCGCGGATTGGTACGCGACGATGTGAACGTGGTGATGTTTGACGAGCCGTTGACGGTGATTGATCCGCATCTGAAATGGAAATTGCGCTCCAAGCTCAAGGAACTGCATCAACGGGTCCGTGCGACGATGATTTATGTGACCCATGACCAGACCGAGGCGTTGACCTTTGCCGATCAGGTGGTGGTGATGCAGGATGGTGAGATCGTACAAATCGGCACACCTGTCGAACTCTTTGAGCGCCCGCAGCATACCTTTGTCGGCCATTTTATCGGTTCGCCGGGCATGAATGTGCTGCCCGCCGATGAGGGGCAAGGCGGCGTCACGGTTGAGGGTCACCCGATCACGCTGGAAGGCGAAGTCACGGGCCGTGGCGGCGTGGCGCAGGTTGGCATCCGGCCCGAATTTGTCTCGCTTGCCAAGACGGGCCTGCCGGGCCGTGTGCGCAAAGTGTCAGACATTGGCCGGCATTCCGTGCTGGAGGCGATGGTGGGCGACACCTCGATCAAGGCCGTGATCGACGGTCCGGTGCCCGCACAGGGCGAGGCCGTGCATCTGGCCTTTCGCGCCGATCAAACCCGGCTTTATCGCGACGGCTGGATCGCAACGGAGGTGGGCGCATGA
- a CDS encoding carbohydrate ABC transporter permease — MKTENQKAWFFVLPVLLLVAFNALVPIMTVVNYSVQETFGNNVFFWQGLDWFEQILRSDRFQAALGRQFLFTFLILIIEVPLGIIIALSMPRSGFWVPVCLVTMALPMLIPWNVVGAMWNIFTLPDIGLLGYLMNHTLGIPYDMTQNPFAAWVTIITMDVWHWTSLVVLLSYAGLVSIPDAYYQAAKIDGASAWKVFRFIQLPKLKTVLTIAILLRFMDSFNIYTEPFVLTGGGPGNSTTLLSIDLVKISLGQFDLGPAAAMSLIYFAITLLVSWLFYTLMTKDDAQ; from the coding sequence ATGAAAACCGAAAATCAAAAGGCGTGGTTCTTTGTGCTGCCGGTCCTATTGCTGGTGGCGTTCAATGCGCTGGTGCCGATCATGACAGTGGTTAATTATTCGGTGCAGGAAACATTTGGGAATAACGTGTTCTTCTGGCAGGGGCTGGACTGGTTTGAACAGATCTTGCGGTCTGACCGGTTTCAGGCGGCCTTGGGGCGGCAATTTCTATTTACCTTCCTGATCCTGATCATCGAGGTGCCGCTGGGCATTATCATTGCCCTTTCGATGCCACGCAGTGGTTTCTGGGTGCCGGTTTGCCTTGTCACAATGGCGCTGCCGATGCTGATCCCCTGGAACGTTGTGGGCGCGATGTGGAATATTTTTACGCTGCCGGACATTGGGCTGCTGGGTTATCTGATGAACCATACGCTGGGCATTCCATATGACATGACGCAGAACCCGTTTGCGGCTTGGGTCACGATCATCACGATGGACGTCTGGCATTGGACTTCGCTTGTGGTGCTACTGTCTTATGCAGGGCTCGTTTCGATCCCGGATGCCTATTATCAGGCGGCCAAGATTGACGGTGCTAGCGCGTGGAAAGTCTTTCGTTTCATTCAGCTGCCCAAGCTGAAGACCGTACTGACCATCGCCATTCTATTGCGGTTTATGGACAGCTTTAACATCTACACAGAACCCTTTGTTCTGACCGGAGGCGGGCCCGGCAATTCGACGACCTTGCTTTCCATTGATCTGGTGAAGATCTCCTTGGGCCAGTTTGACCTTGGGCCAGCGGCGGCGATGTCGCTGATCTATTTCGCCATCACGCTGCTGGTGAGCTGGTTGTTCTACACCCTCATGACAAAGGATGACGCGCAATGA
- a CDS encoding carbohydrate ABC transporter permease has protein sequence MRKRTLIPILYILFLMLPIYWLIAMSFKTTGEILSGFSLFPQTFTLENYKVIFTDPTWYWGYINSIIYVSLNTVISVAVALPAAYAFSRYRFLGDKQLFFWLLTNRMAPAAVFALPFFQLYSSVGLFDTHLAVALAHCLFNIPLAVWILEGFMGGVPKELDETAYVDGYSFPRFFVKIFLPTIKAGVGVAAFFCFMFSWVELLLAKTLTAVAAKPIAATMTKTASSAGYELGLLAAAGTLTIIPGAIVIYFVRNYIAKGFALGRV, from the coding sequence ATGAGAAAACGCACCCTCATTCCGATCCTATATATCCTGTTTCTGATGTTGCCGATCTATTGGCTCATCGCGATGAGCTTCAAGACAACGGGTGAGATCCTTTCGGGGTTCAGCCTGTTTCCCCAGACCTTTACGCTTGAGAATTACAAGGTGATCTTTACTGATCCGACGTGGTACTGGGGCTATATCAACTCGATCATCTATGTGTCGCTGAACACGGTCATATCCGTTGCGGTGGCCCTGCCTGCCGCCTATGCGTTTTCCCGGTATCGATTCCTTGGGGACAAGCAGTTGTTCTTCTGGCTGCTGACCAACCGGATGGCCCCCGCCGCGGTTTTTGCGCTGCCGTTCTTTCAATTGTATTCTTCGGTCGGGCTGTTTGACACACATCTTGCTGTGGCCTTGGCGCATTGCCTGTTCAATATCCCGCTGGCGGTTTGGATTCTCGAGGGGTTCATGGGCGGCGTGCCAAAGGAACTGGACGAAACCGCCTATGTGGATGGCTATTCCTTCCCGCGCTTTTTTGTGAAGATCTTTCTGCCGACGATCAAAGCGGGTGTGGGGGTCGCCGCGTTCTTCTGCTTTATGTTCTCTTGGGTTGAACTGTTGTTGGCTAAGACCCTGACGGCGGTCGCAGCCAAGCCGATTGCCGCCACCATGACCAAGACCGCCTCATCTGCGGGGTATGAACTTGGCCTGCTTGCGGCGGCGGGGACGCTCACCATCATTCCCGGTGCCATCGTGATCTATTTTGTCCGCAATTACATCGCCAAGGGCTTTGCCCTAGGGAGGGTTTGA
- a CDS encoding BlaI/MecI/CopY family transcriptional regulator: MREKKKRELLTEVELEFMNELWALGEGTVRDVLDQLPKERNLAYTSAATILRILEQKEFVTSRKEGKSHVYIPALGKDAYQSRSLKDLSMKLFDGTPASLVARLVNDDALTDEALGQIRALVDRRLKNDTG; the protein is encoded by the coding sequence ATGAGAGAAAAGAAAAAACGCGAGTTGTTAACAGAGGTTGAACTGGAGTTCATGAATGAACTTTGGGCCTTGGGGGAGGGGACGGTGCGTGATGTGCTGGACCAGCTGCCTAAGGAGCGCAATCTGGCCTATACATCCGCTGCCACCATCCTGCGCATTCTGGAACAAAAGGAATTCGTCACCAGCCGGAAAGAAGGCAAAAGCCATGTCTATATTCCCGCGCTTGGCAAAGACGCCTACCAGAGCCGCTCACTCAAAGATCTGTCGATGAAGCTGTTCGATGGCACGCCTGCTTCTCTCGTGGCGCGTTTGGTCAACGATGATGCTCTCACAGACGAAGCATTGGGGCAAATCCGGGCACTTGTGGATCGGAGGTTGAAAAATGATACCGGGTGA
- a CDS encoding DUF2160 domain-containing protein produces the protein MQRLSITFAALLLAVPAGAQGWGNVAKKEEEKGFSWTDPLWPEFWMAWTPATFLLFCGIFSAMAIITVLEIRRPGGDERRGVLGLTTTRGDRLFISLLGTAYIFLAWLGIVGQPLWWPLAISVGWAVFCFRKV, from the coding sequence ATGCAGCGTCTTTCTATCACATTTGCCGCCCTTCTTTTGGCGGTTCCCGCCGGAGCGCAAGGTTGGGGCAATGTCGCCAAAAAAGAAGAGGAAAAGGGTTTCTCCTGGACAGATCCCCTGTGGCCTGAGTTCTGGATGGCGTGGACGCCCGCCACATTTCTGCTGTTCTGCGGCATCTTTTCCGCAATGGCGATTATCACCGTGCTGGAAATCCGCCGTCCGGGCGGGGACGAACGGCGCGGGGTTCTTGGCCTGACCACAACGCGCGGGGATCGCTTGTTTATCTCGCTGTTGGGAACAGCCTATATTTTTCTCGCATGGCTTGGCATCGTCGGGCAGCCGCTGTGGTGGCCGCTGGCAATTTCCGTGGGGTGGGCGGTGTTCTGTTTCCGCAAGGTTTAG